A region of the Kaistia geumhonensis genome:
GGTCGGCCGCTACGGCACCGTAGAGGAATTCGCCGCCGTCGCTGCCTTCCTCGTCAGCGAGCCGGCAAGCTATGTCACCGGCAGCATGATCCGCTGCGATGGCGGCGCGATCCGGTCGGTCTGATCAGCTTCGGCGGATCGCAGCGAGGCGCTTCTCGAGCCGGTCCATGAGCCGGTCGAGTTCGACATGATCGAGCGCGTCCAGCTTCGGTCCCGGAGCGCGGACATGGGCAGAGGCGATGGCGCCGCGCCGGCGGAGGATTTCCTTGCGGATGGCGAGGCCGAGCCCCGGCTGTGTCTCGTGCCGGATCAGCGGCAGATGGGCGTCGAAGACATCTTCGGCGCCTTCGATGTCGCCGGCACGGGTGCGGTTCACGACCTCGACCAGCATCTCCGGATAGGCGTAGCCGGTCATGGCGCCGTCGGCGCCGCGAGCGAGTTCCTGCGGCAGGAAGAGACCGCCATTGCCGACCAGGATCGACAGGCGCCGCGTGCCCCGTTCTGCTTCGCCCCGGCGCAGTCGCGAGAGCTTGGAGAGTCCCGGCCAGTCCTCGTGCTTCAGCATGACGATCTGCAGGTGGCGCGCGAAGATCGCCTCCAGCGTCGGCACCGAGAAATGAACGCCGAGCACGAGGGGAAAGTCCTGCAGCACGACCGGCACATCCGGCCCCAGCGCGGCGCAGACCGCTGCGAAATAGCCGGTCAGCTGCTCCTCTGTCTTAAGGCTCGGCTGCGGCGCCACCATGACGCCCGCGGCGCCGGCTGCCATCGCTTCATGCGCCAGCGCGACCATCGCCGACATGCCTGGATTGCTGACGCCGACGACGACGGGAATTCGGCCGGCGACACGGTCCAGCACCACCTTCATGAAGGCGCTGCTCTCTTCGGGTGACAGCTTCTGCGCCTCGCCCATCATGCCGAGAATGGTGAGGCCGGTGGCGCCGTGGCCGAGATAGAAGTCCGTCAGCCGCGCCGCGCTGTCGAGATCGAGCGCGCCGTCATCGGCGAAGGGGGTGGCGGAGATCGGAAAAACGCCGTTGGCGCTGGCATCAAGTCGCATGGAATCCTCGCTCGGCGCATGATCGCTGCAGGCGCCCGGATCCTGTTGATCTAGTATATCTAGTAAGATGTCAATCGTCGCGGAATGCTCTGCCGGCCGTGGCTCCCGGCCGGCAGCGCCATGAATCGTAGGGCCAGAAACATGCGCTTGATTGCCCTACTTTCTGAGATATTACTGAAAATATCAATCATCGGAGCCTGTTTGCCATGCCTCAAGCCGCGCGTCCCATCCATGTCGTCCTGTTCGGTCTCGGCGCGCTCGGGTCGCTGGTCGTCCGCTGTCTCGCGGAGGGCTATCCGCTCATCCGCGTCGTCGCCGCCGTCGACCATGATCCGGCCAAGGCCGGCCGGAGGCTCGCCGAGCTCTACCCGGACTTTGCCGGGGCGGGCGAGATCGTGGTGCGAGGGAGCCTCGCCGAGGCGCTCGCCGCCGCGCCGGTGCCGGCCGACCTTCTCTATCACCTAACGGAATCGGCTCCGGAGCGCATCGAACGGCAATTGCTTGAGGCGTTGGCGGCGGGGCTCGACGTGCTTTCCGCCTCGGAGGCGATGTTCCATCCCGCGCTTCGCCATGCCGATTTCGCCGCCCGCCTCGATGCGGCCGCCCGCGCGAATGGCGTCACCGTTTCCGGCACCGGCATCAATCCGGGCTTCAGCTTCGACAGCGTGCCGCTGGTGCTGGCGCGCGCCACCTCGGGCGTGCGCCGTGTCACCATCACCCGCGCCATCGACGTGACCGGCACCGGTCCTGGCGACATCGACCATGTCGGCTATGCGCTGTGGCCGCGCGAGTTCGAGGAGAAGATCGCCTCGGGCCGGATCGTCGGCCACATGGGAATGCCGGAATCGATCGCCGCGATCGCGGAGCGGCTCGGCCTCGCCATCGATCGCGTCGAGGAGAAGTGGGAGACGGAAGTGGCGGATTTCCCGGTCGATTCCGGGACGCCGAGCCTCGGCATGATCGAGCCCGGCCGCGTGATCGGCATCACCCAGACCGGCCTCGGCCTCTCGGGCGACGAGACCGTGATCCGCATGAGCCTCATCATGTATTACGATCCCGAGCGGTTCGGCATCGCGGCCGCCGACACGATCGAGATCGATGGCGCGCATCACATCCGCGCCAGCCTCAGGCCGGCGGCGCTGTCGCTATTCGGGGCGGCCAATGTGATCGTCAACGCCACGGCCGATGTGCATGGCGCCGCGCCGGGGCTCTACGACATGCTGGAGGCGCCGCTCGCTGGGGAGCGGCGCGGCGGCTTCCGCTATGTGCTCGACCCGGCGGCGGACGTTCGGCCAGGGGCGGTGCCGCTGAAGCGCGTGCCCTCGGCGTGAAAGGGAAGGGCGCGCTTTCGGCGCGCCCGCCCGGTCACATGTCGCCGTCTTCCTTGCTCGGATTGGCGCAGACCGCGATGACGAGACCGGCATCGCCGATGATATGGCGGTAGCGATAGACCTTGGGGAGATACATCGCGTCGCCCTGGCGGAAGATGCGCTCCTCGCCCGTCGCCTCGACGATCTGCCGCGACCAGCCCTGCAGGCAATAGAGGATGACCTCGTGCTTGCCGTCGCCTTCCACCATCACGTCGAAATTCGGCATGTAGGTCGTGATGTGGAAGGAGATCGACGAGCCTTGCTTCTTGTTGGTGATCAGCCTGTGGCTGAACTCCTGCCCCTCATGGATCCACGTCTTGGTCGTGGTTTCCTGCCGCGCCCACATGATCTTGTCGCCCATCGCATCCGTTCCTGCGGTTTGAGATATCTCGTGATATTTCAAACGGCATGCGATGTCGAGGGTAGCGATGCTCGGGGCGCCTCGGACGGCCGCATCTTCCTCCTGTGCGAAGGGCCGCCGGAGGCCCGGCGGCAGGCCTCAGAGGCTGATCTGCGCGAAGCTGCGTGAGCTCGCCAGCGCCTTGAACAGGCCTTCGCGGGTGATGTCGTTGTGCTTGATCATAATGGCACGGGCAGCGTCCGGGTCGCGCTTCCTGAGGACCTCGACGATCGCCTGGTGATCGTTGATCGTCTCGCTGTTCACGTCGCGCAGCCGGGCGCCGAGATAGAAGAACCGCTCCAGCTCGTCCATCTGGCGGACGATGAGGGCTTGCAGCCGCTCGTTGCCCGACGCCTTGGCGATGGCGGCGTGGAAGTCGCGGTTCGCCTTTATGAAGCGCTGAAGGCTCGGCTGCTCGGCGCGGTCATAGACGACATCGGCGAGTTTCTGCAGCTGGTCGAGCTCGGCATCGGTGATGCGCGCGCAGGCGAGTTCCGCCGCACCTGCTTCCAGAATGGTGCGCAGGTCGAACAGTTCGCTCATGTCGCCGAAGGTGATCGGCACGACCTGATAGCCTCGGCGCGGGAAGGTGCGGACGAAGCCCTCCTGGCGCAGCGTCGCCAGCGCCTCGCGCACCGGTGTCTTCGATACGTCGAAGCGCTGCGCCAGCTCGGCCTCGGAAAGCTCGCGGCCCGGCTCCAGCGCGCAGGTCAGGATGTCCGAGCGAAGCAGCTGGTAGACGCGATCCGTCAGCGAGGCGCGGGCGGTCTTCTTGCCCGCGCGGGCGCGACGAGGCGCCGCCGCCGTCTCCTTTGCCGGGCGCTTGGCGCGCCCGCCCGCCGCCGGCTTCGCCTCCTTCGCATCATCCTCGGTCAAAGCCGCCATAGTCCCATCCCGCGCGCCTGCACCAATTTTCGTCGATTCGCCCCATGATACTATATCAGCGTGCATATCTCGCGCACAGGCCGCCACCAGCCGCCCAGCCGCTGCCGAAGTGTCTCTCCGGGCACCGTGAAAAACGGCGCGACCGAATGTCAGATATTTTTACAGGAATATCAAAGATACGCTATAACCCGATTGACCGGAGCGGTTTTCAGGGAGCGTCGGATGAATGAGATGCGGCACGCAGCGATCGGGGTGGCGGACGACTATGCCCGTGCCCTTTCGGCGAGGCTGGAGCTCGATCATGCGGCGCTCAGAAGCGGGCTGAAGCCGCCCTATTGCCCACCTCCGCTCGCCGATGCCGGCGCGCGTCTCGATGTGCTAACGCGGCGGGTGCGCCACGACCTTGCCATTCTCAATTATCCCAAGGACGACTGGGTTCTGCCGCGCAGTCATCCCGCCGGTCATCACGTTCATGACGTGGTCATCGTCGGCGGCGGCCAGTGCGGCATGACGGTCGCCTTCGCGCTGATGCGCGACCGCGTCTCCAACATCGTCATCCTCGACCGGGCGCCGAAAGGCCGCGAGGGGCCGTGGGTCACCTATTCGCGCATGTGGACACTGCGCTCGCCCAAGCACGTCACCGGGCCCGATCTCGGCGTGCCTTCGCTTGCGCCGCGGTCCTGGTTCGAGGCGGTGTTCGGCGAGGAGGGCTGGGAACAGCTCGGCAAATGGCCGCGTCAGGCGTGGCAGGCCTATCTCGACTGGTATGGCGCGGCGCTGGAGCTGCCGATCCGCAACGAGACCGAGGTCACCGGCTTCTCGGACGAAGACGGTCTGGTCCGCCTCGAGATCCGAGGCGGCGAACACGTTTATGCGCGCAAGGTCGTGCTGGCGACCGGCCTCGAGGGCATCGGCGACTGGCATGTGCCCCCCTTTATCCGCGAGAAGATGCCGCGCGGTCGCTATACTCTCGCCACGGACGACGTCGACAGCCTCGACTGGAAGGGAAGCCGCGTCGCCATGCTCGGCGCCGGTGCCACAGCCTGGGACCGGGCCGCCGACCTCCTGGAACTCGGCGCCTCGGCGCTGACGCTCTATATGCGCCGTCCGCAGATTCTGACCGCCAATCCGTTCCGCTATCTGGAAAAGGCCGGCTATCTGCGCCACTTCGCGTCCATGTCGGATGCCGACAAATGGCGGTGGATCCAGGCCGTGTTCCGCTTCGGCCAGCCCCCGACGCAGGATGGCGTCGACCGCTGCGCCGCCTTCGCCAATTTCCGCCTGCATGGCGGCGCCTCCTGGTCCGATGTCGAGGAGACGGCGGAGGGCGTCCGCGTGACGGGCAGCGACGGCTCGATCGCGATGTTCGACCATCTCTTCATCGGCTGCGGATTCTCCATGGACCCGCGCAACCGGCCGGAACTGGCCCCGCTCGCCGACAACATCGCGACCTGGGCGGACCGCTTTACGCCGCCGGAAGACCAGCCGGATTCCTGGCTGATCACCTATCCCTATCTCAACCGCGATCTTTCCTTCGTCGAGAAGGTGCCGGGCCGGACGCCGGTGCTTCGCAACATGTTCTGCTTCAACTACGGCGCCACCGTCACCAATGCCCATTCGGGCGCGTCGCTGTCCGGGCTTCGCTACGGTATCGAGCCGCTCATCCACGGCATCACCTATGCGCTCTGGGTCGAGGACGAGCCGGTCCATTACGAGCGCACGCGCAGCTGGTCGGTCATCGACACCGACCCCGCGCCGCTCGCCGGCCATCTCTGGCGCCCGGACGACTAGACCGGTCGCGAACGACCAAGGCGCTGACATGAAGGAGCCGCCCGGACGATCATCCGGGCGGCTCTTTTGTCATGGTAGTGCCGCTACTTCAGGACGGCTTCGAGGAAGCGGATGCTGCGCTCATGCTGCGGACGCTCGAAGAAATCGGCGGCCGAGGCGATCTCGACGATCTGACCGCCATCCATGAACACGATCCGGTCCGCGACGCGCCGCGCGAAGCCCATCTCGTGGGTGGCGACCAGCATGGTCATGCCGCTCGCGGCGACGTCCTCCAGAACCTGCAGCACCTCGCCGACCAGTTCCGGGTCGAGCGCCGAGGTCGGCTCGTCGAACAGCATCACGTCGGGACGCATCGCGAGCGCGCGGGCGATGGCGACGCGCTGGCGCTGGCCGCCGGAGAGATGGTTGGGGAAGGTCATCATCTTGGCTCCGAGCCCGACGCGCGCCAGCAGTTCGGCGGCGAGGAGCCCCGCCTCCCGGCCGGCGACGTGCCGAACGCGGATCAGCCCTTCGGTGACATTCTCGATCGCGAGCTTGTGCGGCCACAGATTGAAGTGCTGGAAGACCATGCCGACATGCGAGCGCAGCCTTGCCAGTTCGCGGCCGGAGACGGCCGGCGCAGCGGGTCCGAAGGCGAGATCGAAGCCGGCGCCGCGCGAGTGGATGCCAATCTGGCCGGCATCGGGACGCTCGAGCATGTTGATGCAGCGCAGAAGCGTGCTCTTCCCCGAGCCGCTCGGCCCCAGCACGCAGACGACCTCGCCCTCCTGGACGGTGAGGCTCACGCCGGAAAGCGCATTGACGGTACCGAAGCGCTTCTCGAGCCCGACGATGTCGAGCACGCGCCGTCCGCTGTCGGGCTTCTCGGCGAGCAGCGCGGGCGCATCGGTCGCCGGCGCGAAATCGGTGGCGCCGCCGAAGCCCAGCCGGCGCAGGCGGCGGCGGGAGGGCGGGCGCTTGTCGAAGGCGACATAGTGCTCGAGCGCCAGCTGACCGATCGCCAGGAACGAGGTGAGGAACAGGTAGATCGCGCCGGCGACGATCAGGGCCTCCAGGGCGCGGAACGTGTTCGAGTAGATGAAGGTCGTCGTCAGCAGCAGTTCGCGCACCGTCACCACGGAGGCGAGCGAGGTGCTTTTCACATGGCTGATGAAGTTGCTCATATAGGGCGGC
Encoded here:
- a CDS encoding amino acid ABC transporter permease/ATP-binding protein, with protein sequence MSLDFASILPYAPLLFQATLMTIFLAITSQVIGTVCGFLLALARMSPLKILSVPAFLYIWIARGTPPLIHLFLIYFGLPTIGITLEPLPAAIIAFSITSAAYNAEVLRAGLQAIQPGQIEAARAVGMSYPTILWHIILPQAVQVVTPPYMSNFISHVKSTSLASVVTVRELLLTTTFIYSNTFRALEALIVAGAIYLFLTSFLAIGQLALEHYVAFDKRPPSRRRLRRLGFGGATDFAPATDAPALLAEKPDSGRRVLDIVGLEKRFGTVNALSGVSLTVQEGEVVCVLGPSGSGKSTLLRCINMLERPDAGQIGIHSRGAGFDLAFGPAAPAVSGRELARLRSHVGMVFQHFNLWPHKLAIENVTEGLIRVRHVAGREAGLLAAELLARVGLGAKMMTFPNHLSGGQRQRVAIARALAMRPDVMLFDEPTSALDPELVGEVLQVLEDVAASGMTMLVATHEMGFARRVADRIVFMDGGQIVEIASAADFFERPQHERSIRFLEAVLK
- a CDS encoding FAD/NAD(P)-binding protein, which translates into the protein MNEMRHAAIGVADDYARALSARLELDHAALRSGLKPPYCPPPLADAGARLDVLTRRVRHDLAILNYPKDDWVLPRSHPAGHHVHDVVIVGGGQCGMTVAFALMRDRVSNIVILDRAPKGREGPWVTYSRMWTLRSPKHVTGPDLGVPSLAPRSWFEAVFGEEGWEQLGKWPRQAWQAYLDWYGAALELPIRNETEVTGFSDEDGLVRLEIRGGEHVYARKVVLATGLEGIGDWHVPPFIREKMPRGRYTLATDDVDSLDWKGSRVAMLGAGATAWDRAADLLELGASALTLYMRRPQILTANPFRYLEKAGYLRHFASMSDADKWRWIQAVFRFGQPPTQDGVDRCAAFANFRLHGGASWSDVEETAEGVRVTGSDGSIAMFDHLFIGCGFSMDPRNRPELAPLADNIATWADRFTPPEDQPDSWLITYPYLNRDLSFVEKVPGRTPVLRNMFCFNYGATVTNAHSGASLSGLRYGIEPLIHGITYALWVEDEPVHYERTRSWSVIDTDPAPLAGHLWRPDD
- a CDS encoding dihydrodipicolinate synthase family protein encodes the protein MRLDASANGVFPISATPFADDGALDLDSAARLTDFYLGHGATGLTILGMMGEAQKLSPEESSAFMKVVLDRVAGRIPVVVGVSNPGMSAMVALAHEAMAAGAAGVMVAPQPSLKTEEQLTGYFAAVCAALGPDVPVVLQDFPLVLGVHFSVPTLEAIFARHLQIVMLKHEDWPGLSKLSRLRRGEAERGTRRLSILVGNGGLFLPQELARGADGAMTGYAYPEMLVEVVNRTRAGDIEGAEDVFDAHLPLIRHETQPGLGLAIRKEILRRRGAIASAHVRAPGPKLDALDHVELDRLMDRLEKRLAAIRRS
- a CDS encoding GntR family transcriptional regulator, with protein sequence MAALTEDDAKEAKPAAGGRAKRPAKETAAAPRRARAGKKTARASLTDRVYQLLRSDILTCALEPGRELSEAELAQRFDVSKTPVREALATLRQEGFVRTFPRRGYQVVPITFGDMSELFDLRTILEAGAAELACARITDAELDQLQKLADVVYDRAEQPSLQRFIKANRDFHAAIAKASGNERLQALIVRQMDELERFFYLGARLRDVNSETINDHQAIVEVLRKRDPDAARAIMIKHNDITREGLFKALASSRSFAQISL